The sequence tttcacatcagCTAAAACATAGCACAGCGTGTTTGGATTCCTATCTGTGTGTTCAACATAAATATTCTATATAGGATTGAGTGTTACCTGGTTATAGTGTGTTTCACAGTAGGCCAGGCCTTTGCGCTCGTAGTGACGGTGTCCCAGGAAGGGTTTCTCACACTTAGCACACACAAAATGCTGCAAACAAACCCATGGTCAAGCACACATGGTTAGCACAGCCATCAGTCAGTACATTATCACATTCAGACCATGTTACAGGAAGCAGCACAGTCCAGCTGAGACATTATCAGGTCAGACCACAACCAGATCAGTTCAGGCCAGATGTCCTGTTACTGCAACCAAGCAGGACACAGAGAGTAGAGGAGGTGGACCGCAAAGTGAGCTCTAGAGGGCGTACTAATCCTCCAAACAGACATGGGAGGAATAAATGGGAGGGTAATACAGAGACTATATAAACTATTCCTTAAATTCCCCTCACAAGCAACTGAATGAGCACCCCTACTGTCTGTGAATGAGGACACCTTTGATGAGTATGACAGTGTACAATTACACCAGTGTGGATTTGTAAAAGTCAAAACATGCTGATTTTGATGGGCGGTTTTGCTAgccatttttttccagccaatgttcaaattttgaccattttaatacctaaaataaagaatacattttcttgattcttattttaaatattcttgtAGTTAATAAAAAGTCTTTGACAAAGTTTACCTCTTGGATCAACACCTTTCTTAACATTatgaatttttttctgtgaatataATACATCAagcatagtaaaaaaaacatgttttaaaaagtttgactCCATTCTTTAGTCAGGCAGCTTACTTTTAGTTGTATTccatatgtaatattttaaaaaataatgccatATAAATTAGAAAtaggaatcaccagaggccccacaataTGATGGTCACAATagaatattattgcaattttaaatgttttgcagtatgctgagtattgcaataatATATATAGAAATACAGTGTAAGTTATTACCTTTTATCAGCTGTAAGTTTTGTCCCCAAGTTGAACATTTATCAACATCTGATTTACCTAAcaagataaagttttaaagataaagtttctctcttcagtcatttttattgcagcaatatGTATCTGTtggactgaaaaagcattttttaaagttatatgaggctaacaaaagtttaatttttattttgaatattaataattcatatttaaacaaatattgatACTTGGCATCTCTGAACCAATACAATATTGCTAtgaaaaatatcccaaaactaCACTGtattgaccccccccccccccccccccccccccacacaaaTATTGACAACTTAATATTGGAACTTAAGTGAAGTAACTGGGCTGAAAATATGGCCTGGCATCAAGACATACGTTTATATCAGTCTGGCCTGCAGATCATGCTCCAGACTAAAGTGTTGGGAACGACAGATGCCATTTGGTAGTTAAGGTATATATTAGTGTAACTGTTGTACGGACGCTGGGAGATTCTAGCCAGGCAGGGAGAAGTGAGACATGGTGCAGCAGTCAACGACAGGCCAATCCTTAATCCCCTCACCATGTCAAAGTGTCTCTCACAATAGGCACGACCACCTCGTTCATAAAACGGGTGGCCCTGAAATGGGCGCtcacacacagtgcacacatGATGCTACGTGTGGAAGACAGGAAAATGGACATAAAATGTGAACAGATTGAAAGAAGTGGTGGGATGAAGCCAAAGAGGCTAAAACAAAGAGACAGTTGATGGAGGAATGATGATGTATACAGAGCGGAGATGGAGCGCACTGAACAAAACTGTGGAGATAAAGCTGGGAAAAATATAAGTCAGACATAAAGCACACATTAAAGTGAACTTATACCAAGAATGAATAATTGCATATTTCAGTTCCTCAAATATGAAGAAGTAATCTGTATTTAAGCAGGAAATCCATTAGAGAATAACTGCAAATGTTGGGAATGTCAGAGATTTCtgtttacataaatataaaacagagtAATAATGATTTCAAACAGAACATAGAAACGACCACAACAGACAAcaccaaacaaataaacacaatcaCAATTTCACCTTCATGAACGTGAGAGTGAATCCAGTATAGACATTAAAGTTGTGTCTCCTAAGGTTATAATAGTTAAATATTGTACCTCCACGTGCCACTGCTTGCCCATGGCATTAACCACACGGCCCTCGATGGGTCTCCTACAGGCTCCGCAGATGGGGACGCCCATCTTGTCATGGCAGGGCAGACAGTAGAGCTCCCCCTTTAGCTCCCTTGCATCAGCTGTCAGCTCCTTACTGcagaaaaagagggaaacaaCACTTGACTATGATGTAATCGTATGAAGCATCATGCAACATAACAAGCTTCTACTAAGCTAAGCACAGAAGACAACAACATATCTAGTGTGCTTTATTGTTCCATACTTATTTTTCATCATAGTTATAATGGGTGCAATCAGAGATACATTTTTTGTCCCACACTGTGCCATAGCAACACTGAAACAGCAGACCTATGTGTGGATTAATGAGGGCATTGAACCAGATATTCAAAAGGAAAGCAAATGTTACTTTTCCTATCAACTTACTTTCATATGCAGTAATTCAGAGTAATTCAATTACTTTTGAGAGAAGTAATTAGTAACTTCAACTAATTAACTactttcaactattttcagtaGTCTGCGCAACACTAGCATACATGCAGTTGCAATGACATAGTTTCTCCACCAGAGAGCAGTCTTTAGTTAGTCATGTTGCGGCAGATTGACAGCTCTGCCTGTAATATTACCTGCTAATGTGTTTTGATGGTAATTAAAATAAGAGCTGCATGTGTTTAGTATATGTTTGAAGTTTGTATAGATGCACTTATTATTTTGTTGGATTTCATGATAAAAACACTTCATCagtgaaaaacatttgaatgttaTGATAAACATGGATAATTTGTCTTATCACTGTATATTTAATATACTGGATCCATCAAAGTGTGCATAAACCTGAAAGCATCATGACTGCACAACAAATGAAGCGTGATCCTTACTAAAAGACTTCTTTCTGTAAGTCTTGAGGCGTTTTCAGGACAACTCACAACCTGACGCAGCTTGCACCCGCCATCTACTGCAGCATGACCCTGTCCTCCCACTGCCTTTATGCTCTCAATGGATCTCGAAACTAACACAGCTGGACaggtttgcgtgtgtgtgtgtttacccgCAGTTGTTGCAGTTGAAGTGATCAGGGTGGTATGGGTCATTCTTGAACAGGAGAGGCTGCTCCTCAATAATGGCGTGACACTTCTGACAGATGTACTTGCCAAGGCCCCGAGCTTTTTCTCTGTTGTGACATGGACGACACAGGTGCCTGAtgggagagagaggaacagatgagggaagaaaatgaccaacaaaaggaaagacaaaaagatacTTGATTTTACGCATTGTTGATCCCATTAGTTTGATCAGTAAAGTATCTGTGTTCGAGGGCTGCACTGATTCGTGCATTCTCACCAAAACGTCACTAAACATGAGTCATGGTTCGGTGTACGCAGCCGCATGCAGACTATATGGAATGTAGACTGATGCACGTAATGTGGAACCACATTTCACAAGTGTGAGTTTCAATTGGAAACCTTTTTGCTGTACGCTGTTAGCAACGTGTGCTGACATGAGCACGAAAAAGTGAATCGGCGTGCAAGTCAAACAATGgcaaacacaaattaaactgAACTCAATCACCCAACTGCAGGTTCCCATACAACTACAACGGCAGTGACAAGAGTTGTGTGTAAGATGAGGGCAGTGGGTCGGCGTCGCTCCACCGTTGTAGGGGATgtgaatggaaacacatcaaaatcATATTTGACAGCATTACCCAGATCTGTCGATCATCATGATGATAAATGTTTGGGTGCTTTAAATATAAAGCCAAGGTGGAACTCATTGAAACAGCCTTTCTAAAGCACaagtttctttttattattaagtgATGCCTTTCAGTTTTATAGCCTGTTGTGACCGGTTTcctttatgaaaatgttttttccggAGTTCATACAGTGTAACTCAtaagtgtttgaaatgttttttttttgttataatgacatttatttatcaaagtggccagtgtttttgttttttttttaaaaaaagatgatttttttttttgctttaattccCTTATTGTTATGGACAGTATATAATGAACAGTCATTAATGAACAGGACAGTttgagcatgaaagggggagaaagagtgGGGTGGGGGGCATGCATCAAAGGGCCGGGGCTGGACTCAAgcctgcggctgctgcggcgaggatacaacctctgtatatggggcgccgctctatccactgagctacCGGGCACCCCAAAGTTGCTGGTGGTTAAATATTATCTCAGTCCCCAGTAAGAGgattttgtctttctgttacACTTGGATTACTGTGtgttcaaaataataaaaagaaatggttGCTTGCGCATTTTTTCCCCCGCTGTGCTGAACTCGCACCTTACTGTGACTCAAACTGTGGTCAGCCAACTTACGCATTTCaccttgaaagttttttttatttttggggggcattttttgccttaaatgACAGGACAGTTGTAGACggacaggaaaggtgggagagaaAGGATCGGAACAATGTCAACTAGTTGTGAAGTGCAACTAAAACAGAAGCATTGAAAAATCCAAACTCTTGTCTGCATCTCTTTTGTTCTCTGTGTGTCACTTCACATTTGCTGCAGCACTACACTTTGTCCCTGACTACCACACCAGTGAAGACTAACAAAGGGCTTTCTTTTTTAAGGCTCAGCTTGTAGTCCACTGGTTGTAGAGAAACTGACCTTCCAGCATTCTTAACAAATCCAACATCAGCAAGCACAGCCTGGCAGATATCACAGCAGAAACAGTCTGGATGCCAACTGTTGTTCATGGCCTTGATCACACGGCCAATGATGAACTCCCCTTAGAAATAAACAGAAGATCATGGAGAACATGTTCACGGATACACTCCAAGTTCCATCTTCATATGACCCTGAACAGGTAAGGTCAAGtagagaaaatgaatgaatggtaTATTCTCTCTGTTACTGCAGTTCCTGTACTTACCACATTGGTGGCAGCAGGGAGCGAACAGCATCTGAAAGTCATGTTCGCAGTATTTCCTGCCTTCAAACTGTCAACAGAATTCAAACAGTTTGCATGCAATTATTCAAACACATAGCAATTATTTAACACAACATAATAGCAACAACAGTAAACTCTACAatcctaaaaaaacatctctctctTTATGCACAAATAGATCATAACATTCTTACTAATGTAACACTATGTTATGTTGATGAAAAATGGCAGAACCAACATGCCCACAGCTAAAAATGTTACTCAATTCATTAAGTTTTATTATTGTAGtattttttgaataaaagtGTAGGTCCTTTAGGCTGAAGCTGTTATAATTGAGGAatcaaattattacaaaaaacagtCGAGAGAGAGACTTGAAGAGTCATTACAGTTAATGACAGCAGCTGCCAACAAGAACATTTTGGAGTAGCAAGCTCATAAGAGTTAACATAACAATGTAGGATGACCTGCATGGCATTATTTGGCAAATaatctttctttattttatctttctgtctgtgtaaaTGTGCGTCACAAAATGCAGATGTGGGCTTAAATATCTAAATCACATGTCCCAAGTCACATTTCCGCATCTGTGCAAGCATGGCTATATACTGTAGTGGAAGAACACTATGGTATTACAAACCGCCATCACTGCACCACAGATTCACACTGCTTAATACAACACATGTATTGAGGAtgtcagaaaccatcttttttaatttctatagTAAAAATTATTGTAACTCTCTCTCTTGGTgaggtttattttctttccacctcAAATCTACAAACTAAAAATCAGTACAATCCTACGTCAAAAACAAGAATCAAGCTACTATTGCTCAACACTGAGATAGTCTTTGCATTCAGTAGGCTGTTTATTTATGGCAACAGGTAAAATTATTTACAGGGACGAGAGGTTAATGCAGTGCTCTTTGCATTGATGTTCATATTGATCGGAGCATTAGAGACACCTTCTCTTTGATAAACTGACTGAAAGGAGCATCAGATTCTCTGGGGCCTGCCGGAGAAACATCTGGCCTTGTGTCAAGGCTGATGAGCAAACAGCTTCCTGGAATGGGCTTTCTAAAATTCAGTGCTGCATTAAAGAGATAGTTCACCACCAAATCAGAAGGAGATATTTTACCTCTTACCTGTACCGCTATTTATGAATCTATATTGTTTTGGcatgagttgctgagtgttggagatttcAGCAGTAGAGATGTTTTGACTTCTCTCCAGTATATTGGAACTAGATGACATTtggcttttggtgctcaaagcaccaaaaaatacaaaaactagaCAGCAGTTTcgtgtaggaactattttctttctaccgaactaccAACCGTATTACTGCGCAGAGGGAAGTGTGCaactactgctagctcacctagcaccactgagctagctgatgttacagctcagccgaggagaaCGCCATTAAAGATTACATCTCACGCTGTCACAAGCACGAGCCTCTTATCCATTAGTAGATGCATGATGATGGTGATACCAACCatatatttagttatttgtgtttgtgaatacagttggtgggtgtagttcagtagaaagaaaatagttactacatgaaactgctcaaaacaaggtctgtggattatcttgagtaaacagatcatggtttctggaaagagacatcgctattctatttttaaatgtattttatgggcactttgagcaccacaagcccagtgccatctaattccattatatgggagaaaagggagagatCTTTACAGCTGTTATCTCCAATACTCattatttataacaaaacaatcTACAATGATAAATAGCGCTACatatgagaggaaaaatatgtatttttgattttggggtgaactgtgcctttaagGTTGTGTTCACACGTCTTTATTTACCTCGGCAAGACCATATGTTTCTTTGTCTGAGGAATGTGCACTAACAGCAGCCTTGCACTAAACAGTGATCTAACTGTCTGGAAAGAAACAGCCAGTTCATTCACCCAACACAGCcatttgaaatttattttaggCAGAGAAGAAGAGTGTAACCATGGTTACATTCATCTTTTCAGAGCAACTTCTGCCTTCAggcaataaaatcaaaaatctcCTGAACCTGTTGACCTATCCtcacatgctttaatgttaacTGTGTACTCATCTTAACTGCAGGTCATGCAGCAAGTGGATATGAGCTGCACGCTGCAGTGTTTTTAGGCAGTCAATTTTTCACTGATCCACATTAGCTAAAATAAAGTCCAAACCATCTGCAATGACTATGTTTATTGCAATGCATTGCCTTCTGCTATGTAGTGTATTTAAACCTGTCAGTTCCTGCGCAGCATCTTTTCTTAGATGATGAATGTCACactaaaaagacataaagacaaagTGTTACCTCATAGAAGAGTCCCTCTGGGAACTGTTGGAAACACTGGGCGCACACAAAGCACTGCTCATGGTAAAGTTCCCCGTTGCTGTTCACTATCTTCTCCGCTGGGGCAAAGCCACTCTTGCAGCGCTCACACATGGCGTTGGCCAGAGCGTTGGCCATGTTGCTGAGAGGAGAGCAAAAAATGATCAGGATCAAAAAAGATGTTCATGTCTTACAGGCAGAACAAAACTTTCTGCAACCAATACAACAGAGTGGATaatgagattttattttgttattttggtatCAAAGCTTTTAAATTGTCACATCTATTTAGCTTCTTTTCAACGTGTGGAACCTCCGTTTATTTTGAAGGTCATGTCAGGACACAtcaatattttaacattcatcTCATGTTTCTCCtgtcataaaaacatctgtaagaCGTACTAAGCACAAGGAGAAAGGAGGCGAATGGGGAAAATGTGATGTAAGAGGTTATCAGTCCATGCAAACACAGTATCTTGGTTCTAGGTTTATTTTGGCGGTGCTTATCAGGGTGTGGGGATCACTGAGGTGGGATCTGTACATGTTGTATTTTGAGAGTTGAGTGTTTATTAATCTGCTCAGTGTCAgcagtgtatgtgtttgtgatgtATGCACAGTGTGGGTCAATATCATGGAACAAACACTATTCTGATTGCTGTTTTACGGACAAATCTGGTGAGTCAGAAAGTTAGTATGACATATGAAGCCATTCCTGCATTTTCATGAAACAATCAGAATTGTTTTACTGCCTTCTGCAAAACATGACTAATAAACCAACAGGGTGGAGCCCCAggctaattatttttatgttggaGGCACTAGTGCCAGAACCTGAAACACAAATGTGGTCACACCCAAAAATCTGCCTGAAGgcttcataaaacatttttgtttatacCTTTTTTCCCTGCTCATAATCACATTTGTTAGTTAGTCACATAGATattaaaaaacctttaaattcACTTAAATTAGAGCTTTGTactagaaaaaaatctgactagGCCTTGACTAGTGATAGTTATTGATATTTATATCCTTCACATACTCAACAAGAACCCTTCATGCACCTGATAAACACTGGTCTTGGGTCTCGGCCTCTTTTAGACTAGAAAACATTGTTATCTTGAAAAATGTGCAATACAGCTGCTGAGTGGTGCATCAGATTAAATTTACAACATGTCGTTTTTATAGTTGTTGACAAGGTTTGGGAATTTGAGAGAAAGGAAGTTACGCTATCACTTAAAGCTGCTCACAGCTGCCAGAATTTTTGGTTGCCAGATTGATCCAGTATGTATCTGACTGGCCTGAAGTAATCCAACAGTTGGGCAATTCTGGACTATATCATCTCATGGTATACCTCAACATATTGCCCAGGCCTACTTGTATTACAGATTTATGCTTAACTGTATATCCTTGATGATTCTATCAAAGtaagcataaaaataatacGATTCAATTGTTCCGAACCATGCACAAGCGGCTAATGTTCAAAACTTTAACATACAAATTGATTAACAGCAAAAGTACCAATGCTGACGCACACAATATCAACACTGCATCATTGAACTGGAAGTAAATGGGGTCATGTTGCACACAGAGTTGTTGGAAGAGAGGTggaaaaaggaagagagaatGGTGGGACCATCCTGGCGTCTCTGCTTTTTTGAAAGGTCAGAATACCAAAGTGTATccaggcaacacacacacacacacacacaaccacgtTAGATTTTTTTGGAGTGATACCATCTGTTCATATTAACTTGGTTAGATCAATTTGGAAAATTAACAAGAATTCCAAAAACTCAAACTGCTCATCACTTCTTATTCTTGGGGTTTCCCCTCTAAATTACTCATTGTTTTAACAATGCACATTTCAGCTCTACCACATGTCTTTCAGAataggcattttttaaaaaaaaaaaaaaaaggggttaCTGGCATACCCTTTTTGATGCACTGATTACATTGAAACAAGATGCAGGAATAGGCACAGCATTTATCTGGGGCCACACCTCACAAGCTTATCAAACACATATTGTTCTAGATATACCCTGTGTGGCCCGAtatcacacacagagacagtcTTGCCCTATCCAAAGgattttggagaggaagtgaCACATCCCTTAGGCATTTCCCCCCTGCTATCTCCCTTTAGCACCCTGCATGAGTGAGAGACAAGCCTTTTCTTCATTAAATGCAAAGGCTAATTCTCACAGTCCTTACTACTGCAACACCGACTAACAGCTCAGATTAAGACAggagaaaaaatgtatagaGAGACCAGTTAGTCTGAGGGCATAGTTAGTGTTGTGTGATGGACATGATCCCTCACCAGCTTGCCACCAACTGCctactgacctttgacctcacaGTGGTGGCAAACTGCTTTGTCCCCCTGCACCATCCAGGTTCATCAAACAGTTTATTGACCCAGCAGTATGTTTAGTAGTTGCTGtctaaaacacagttttggaCAGATATAAAGTTCTACCTTAAATCAATGGTTCCCGGCCTGCACCAGGGGTCGCTAATCTTCATGTGGGGTC is a genomic window of Plectropomus leopardus isolate mb chromosome 10, YSFRI_Pleo_2.0, whole genome shotgun sequence containing:
- the LOC121948778 gene encoding LIM and senescent cell antigen-like-containing domain protein 1 isoform X1 codes for the protein MEINGRVLPPSIPEDGEAPDHVHHGEMNGYHQRLQGGDGGEAEVPVSKSQRRKSDVKVYKEFCDFYARFNMANALANAMCERCKSGFAPAEKIVNSNGELYHEQCFVCAQCFQQFPEGLFYEFEGRKYCEHDFQMLFAPCCHQCGEFIIGRVIKAMNNSWHPDCFCCDICQAVLADVGFVKNAGRHLCRPCHNREKARGLGKYICQKCHAIIEEQPLLFKNDPYHPDHFNCNNCGKELTADARELKGELYCLPCHDKMGVPICGACRRPIEGRVVNAMGKQWHVEHFVCAKCEKPFLGHRHYERKGLAYCETHYNQLFGDVCYHCNRVIEGDVVSALNKAWCVNCFACSTCNTKLTLKDKFVEVDLKPVCKHCYERLPDDMKRRLAKRERDSKDKKKKPLIPMCL
- the LOC121948778 gene encoding LIM and senescent cell antigen-like-containing domain protein 1 isoform X4; its protein translation is MLGISEMTNGNMANALANAMCERCKSGFAPAEKIVNSNGELYHEQCFVCAQCFQQFPEGLFYEFEGRKYCEHDFQMLFAPCCHQCGEFIIGRVIKAMNNSWHPDCFCCDICQAVLADVGFVKNAGRHLCRPCHNREKARGLGKYICQKCHAIIEEQPLLFKNDPYHPDHFNCNNCGKELTADARELKGELYCLPCHDKMGVPICGACRRPIEGRVVNAMGKQWHVEHFVCAKCEKPFLGHRHYERKGLAYCETHYNQLFGDVCYHCNRVIEGDVVSALNKAWCVNCFACSTCNTKLTLKDKFVEVDLKPVCKHCYERLPDDMKRRLAKRERDSKDKKKKPLIPMCL
- the LOC121948778 gene encoding LIM and senescent cell antigen-like-containing domain protein 1 isoform X2 yields the protein MEINGRVLPPSIPEDGEAPDHVHHGEMNGYHQRLQGGDGGEAEVPVSKSQRRKSDVKVYKEFCDFYARFNMANALANAMCERCKSGFAPAEKIVNSNGELYHEQCFVCAQCFQQFPEGLFYEFEGRKYCEHDFQMLFAPCCHQCGEFIIGRVIKAMNNSWHPDCFCCDICQAVLADVGFVKNAGRHLCRPCHNREKARGLGKYICQKCHAIIEEQPLLFKNDPYHPDHFNCNNCGKELTADARELKGELYCLPCHDKMGVPICGACRRPIEGRVVNAMGKQWHVEHFVCAKCEKPFLGHRHYERKGLAYCETHYNQLFGDVCYHCNRVIEGDVVSALNKAWCVNCFACSTCNTKLTLKNKFVEFDMKPVCKKCYEKFPLELKKRLKKLSETVARK
- the LOC121948778 gene encoding LIM and senescent cell antigen-like-containing domain protein 1 isoform X3, whose amino-acid sequence is MNSLRLKELSNSDLYRRRQERPDSYGSLPGDSFSNMANALANAMCERCKSGFAPAEKIVNSNGELYHEQCFVCAQCFQQFPEGLFYEFEGRKYCEHDFQMLFAPCCHQCGEFIIGRVIKAMNNSWHPDCFCCDICQAVLADVGFVKNAGRHLCRPCHNREKARGLGKYICQKCHAIIEEQPLLFKNDPYHPDHFNCNNCGKELTADARELKGELYCLPCHDKMGVPICGACRRPIEGRVVNAMGKQWHVEHFVCAKCEKPFLGHRHYERKGLAYCETHYNQLFGDVCYHCNRVIEGDVVSALNKAWCVNCFACSTCNTKLTLKDKFVEVDLKPVCKHCYERLPDDMKRRLAKRERDSKDKKKKPLIPMCL
- the LOC121948778 gene encoding LIM and senescent cell antigen-like-containing domain protein 1 isoform X5 codes for the protein MANALANAMCERCKSGFAPAEKIVNSNGELYHEQCFVCAQCFQQFPEGLFYEFEGRKYCEHDFQMLFAPCCHQCGEFIIGRVIKAMNNSWHPDCFCCDICQAVLADVGFVKNAGRHLCRPCHNREKARGLGKYICQKCHAIIEEQPLLFKNDPYHPDHFNCNNCGKELTADARELKGELYCLPCHDKMGVPICGACRRPIEGRVVNAMGKQWHVEHFVCAKCEKPFLGHRHYERKGLAYCETHYNQLFGDVCYHCNRVIEGDVVSALNKAWCVNCFACSTCNTKLTLKDKFVEVDLKPVCKHCYERLPDDMKRRLAKRERDSKDKKKKPLIPMCL